ATCCTTTAAAAGAGACAAAATCTCAGCAAAATAAAAACCTGTTTCTGCAGCAAATAAAGCTATATCTTCATCAGCCTCTACGCCTGCTTTTGCTATGTCTTCCCGAGTAAGCGGCACATGTGCCGGCAGCTCCCATGAATACTCATTACACCAAGACCAAAGTCTTTCCTCTATAGCTTCTATAAATCTATCTTTTCTTTCTATAACTTCTGCAAGTACCAAAGTATGAAGTTCTTTTTTACTTTCAAAAAAGAGGGTTTCATAATTGATTCTATTCCCATTCTGCAAAAAATCTATAAAGCGCCTAAAAGGTAGATCTATAATTGGCTTTTGCTTAATAGCTTCTGCATCCTTAATAACATCTTTTATAATATGGGCTGTTACAGGGCTTTCCTGTGCTTTTATGATATTATCTTTAGTTCTTATCTCAGGAAATAATGTATAGCCATGTGCATCGCCGTACTTCAGGGCCTCTCGTATTTCAAATAAGCTAATACTCCGCACGATCTTCCCTCCTGACTTTTAAAAAATTAGTTGGTTGTATAGCTGTGAAACTTTGGATTATCAAAGTTTATAATTTATACTTATATTTTTTATAGACAGTTCCGCCAGGGAGTGAGGGGGCTTTTTAAGATCTCCACGCCTACCCACAGCCAACCCGAGTCGATCTGAAAAAGCCCCCTCACTCCCTAGCTATCGTTTCTCAATTTAAAGTAAAATAATAAAACATATCTTGAGCTTGATTTGCTTTTTGAATATTTAGTCCTCACCTTTTAAATAATTAACTTTCTCAATCTAGAATTTCCAACACCTAGCAATGAGGGAAGGGATATCTTTTGGGTCAATTCGGATTGGCGTGGCAGACTGTCCTAAAACTAATTCAAATCTCAATAATTCAAAGCTTAGCAGGGGAGATTTTAGGGTTCGGAAGTTGCCTCTGTAGTATTTCGTTAAGAAAATCTTAGCAGTTTATTCAAATGGTTTTTAGGGAGACTGTTTGAGCTCAGCGAGTTTCGACCGTTCATTTGAAGAAAGTGCTTAGATTTTTAGAAATACGCAAGCGAGTAACTGGAGAACCCTAAAATTCTCCTGCGGATCTATTGATAACTATTAGCAGTAGTTTTCGAACAGTCTGATGGGTTAGCATGGAGCCACAGATGATATTCCTCTCCCTTCTGCGACCCCAAATCAGAATCTTATTATCCCCTTATTTCTCTAACGCATGGTCAGGTTGTATATCCTTACCTTGCCATAACTTCTCCATAGTAATCTCTTGATCCTCATCATTCCAGAAGTCACTCTCATCATCTAATCCTAGACTTAAAAATACTGCGGTGCATAAGTATAAACTGCCTGTAGAAATATAAACTTCTCCTAGACTAGGCTGATTACCATATAATCCAATATTCAGCCACCCATCCTCATCAAACGTGGTAGATGCTTCTAGGCACTTAATAATCACCTTTGTTAATCCACAGCGTACTTGCCCCGCTGTAATCTCTTCTGGCAGCTTTTCTAGCCACGCCATAACAGCTAAGTGGTGAAAGGCCCCCATTCTATAAGTGATAGATCTGCCATGAGGATTAAAGCTTCCATCTGGATGAATAGACATTTCCTGTATTCTGGAATAGCGCTTAGCACGTTCAAGAACTTTGGGATAATGTGCATTAAAATCTCTGTAATCATCTTTAATAGTTTCTAATATTTCTACAAGAAATGGTTGAATAACATAGCTGTTATAGTAGTCTAAGTGAAAATCTTTGCCATCACTATAAAGGCCATCTCCCATATACCAAGCTTCCATTTGCTTATAACCGTAGTCTATTCTGACAATGTCATAGTCCTCTCCTACTGTATAAAAGAAGGCTTCTATCATACTGCTAAATAAAATCCAATTACAGTAATAAGGCTGTATTTCCCTTGTTTCTTTAAAATATGTAATTATTTTCTTTTGTGTTTTTATATTTAATGAATCCCATAAAGATTCTTTTGCCCTTATTAAAGCACCCGCTAAAAAAGCTGTATCAACCAGTACTTGAGGCAAAAGCTTTCCTTCTTTTTTGATATAAACGAAATCATTGGCGTCTTCATCTACTGCATTTGCAATAGCCTTAAGTGCTAGTTTTAAATAATACTGCTGCTTTTGCCGCTCCTCATCACTTATAGCCTTTGCATTAAACCATGGGGCCATACCGTAAAGTGTCCGGCTTAAGGCTTCTAAATAAGTACAATACTCCCGATCATGGGCTTCTTTATGTTTTTTGATTGGCATATTACATTTTAATGTATCATTTGCCATGTTATATAAAACTGGGTGAGCAATCTTAATGAGACTATCAACCCATATCCTTCTGGTCTTTGCTGTTTGTTCATTCATATTCTGATCCCTACCAATACATTTTCCAGTCTTTACGCCACATTCTCATCAAAGCTTCCATGTAAAAATAATCTCCCCATATTACACACTCATCTACCCCCTCAGGCGTACAAGTATTATATGGTGTTTTTTTAGAATACGTAGCATGATAAAGAAGTCCTGTCGTTTCATCTTCTGAGGATGCACTGTAGTTCTCAATAAGCGCCTGCATCAACTGCTTAGCATCTCTATTCAGCTCTTGTATTTGCTTTTCCTCCACAAGATGTTTTTTCATCTCCAAAAGCCCGCAGATTGCAATAGCTGAGGCTGAAGAATCCCTGGGTTCATCTCCTTCTTTAAAAATGAGATCCCAGTATGGCACAAAATCTTCTGGCAGGTTACTTATAAAGTAATCTTTAACCTTAAAAAAGTCCTCTGCAAACTTTTCATCTTTGGTTACCAAATAACTTAGTACAGTACCATAAATACCCCATGCCTGCCCCCTTGCCCAAGCTGAGGTATCATTATACCCTTGGCAAGTTGCCCCATGAGAAGGTGCTCCTGTCTTTTTATCGAAAAAGTAAGTATGGAAAGTTGAGTGATCTTCACGAATCACATACTTTAAGGCTGTTTTTGCATGGGTATAGGCAATATCATAATAATGTTTATCTCCTGTTACCTCACTGGCCCAATATAAAAGCGGCAGGTTTAATAAACAATCAATAATAAGACGGTAATTATCTTCTGCATCAAGCGCCCCCCAAGCTTGAATAAAGCCACCTTTTTCTCTGTAGCGCCCTATAAGTAAATCCGCAGCTCTCAGAGCCGTTTCTTTACTCATTTCATCTCCTGTAATCTTATAACTTGCCACACAGGATAAAGAATAAAGAAATCCTAGATCATGGGTTTCAAGCTCTATTTCCTGATCCAAACGCTCTTTGAAGCTTACTACATTTTCGAGGGCAACTTCTTTAAAAATCTCCTCGCCTGTATATTCATAACAAAGCCACAAGATACCCGTATAAAACCCATTGGTCCAGTGATTGTTCTCTATTGCTTTATAAATATTGTTTTCACTAAAGGCATTAGGGAACTGTCCTCTAAAACGATCCAAATTTTTTCTCGTAATCTCCACACAACGATCTAATGCTTCTTTTAATATAATCTGATCCATACTTCCTCCCTCATCTATTTAGTTAGTCCGTTATTTATTCAATTTATAAGCTTAATCTTAGATAACTTTTATTTATCTCTTTTCAAGTTTTTTATATTTCCTTATTCTTTTAAATCTTTTATATGCTTTTATTTCTTATTTGTTTTTATCTTTTCTTTTCTCTTCTCTAAAGCTTTGTAATATCTTTTAACGTATGAGACGGCCAGCAAGAAGATTTTAGGGTTTGGAAGTTGCCTGTGAGCATTTCGTTAAGAAAATCTTAGCAGTTTATTCAAATGGCATTTAGCCGCACTGTCTGAGCGCAGCGAGTTTGCGGCGTTCATTTGAAGAAAGTGCTTAGATTTTTAGAAATACGCAACCGAGCAACTGAAAAACCCTAAAATCTTCTTGCAACTCCATTCGATTATATTACACAGCCCCTTCCTACCCTTTTAGTCCGCTTGTTGCAATGCCTTCTATGAAAAATCTCTGCATAAACAAGAAGAGTATAAAAACAGGGACAAGCGATACAAGTGCTGCTGCCATAATGAGGTTATAATCTGCTGAATACTGCGTGATAAACATCCTTAGACCTAGCTGGATTGTTTTCATTTCAGTTGAATTCAGATAAATCATCGGCCCCATATAGTCATTCCATACCGTTACAAAACTAAAAATAGTAAGGGTTGCAATAGCTGGTTTAGACAGTGGCAAAATAATTCTCCAGTAGATTCCATATTCATTTAAGCCATCGATCCGTGCTGATTCAGACAACTCATTGGGTATGCTTAAATAAAACTGTCTCATTAGAAATACACCAAAGGCTGTAAACGCTTGTAATAAAATAATAGCAGTATGCGTATCTGCCAGATTAAATCTTCTCATCATAATAAATTGTGGTACCATATAAACTTGCCAAGGCACTGCAATGGTGCCTACATAAGCTAAAAACAGCGCATCTCTGCCTGTAAAATTCATCTTAGCAAAGGCATAAGCCGCAAAGCTGCTTGTTAAGAGCTGCAAAATAGTAATAATAAAAGTTAATTTTACTGTATTCTTAAAAAAGGTTATGAGCGGAATTTTAGTCCATATAGTCAGATAATTCTCCCACTTGGCTTCTTTAGGTATCCACTCCATAGGCAGTGAAAATACGTCATGACTAACTTTAAGAGATGAAGAAACCATCCAGAGAAACGGTAAAATAATGAGTACCGAAAGAAGTGCCAGCACTATGTATATGCCTATTGTCTGAAGTTGTTTATCCTTTTTCATTGATCCTGTAAGGCTTTTTAACTTGCTATTTTTCATTGTGCTAAATAGTGTTTCCATTTATGTCCTCCATTCTTACATATAGCTAACCCATTTTTTTTCTGCTCTAAACTGTATAAAGGTAATGATAATAACAACAAAGAATAGTACCATAGATATGGCGCTAGAATAACCAAATTGGTAGTGTGTAAAAGCTTGATTATAAATATGGTAAACCAATACATTGGTTGCCCGGCCTGGTCCTCCATCTGTCATAACTGAAATCATATCAAACACCTTAAAGCATTGTATCGTAAGCATAATGCTTACAAAGAATGTTGTAGGAGTAAGCATAGGCAGTGTAATATACTTAAACTTTTCCCATCCACTGGCACCATCAACAGCTGCTGCTTCATAGAGTTCTCCTGGGATCCCTTGAAGTCCTGCTAAGTATAAAATCATATAATAACCCATACTCTTCCATACACTGACTAAAATAATAGCCGGCATAGCCCATGTAATGGACGAAGTCCACCCCGGCGGATTTTCAATACCAAGTTTCATGAGCATTTGGTTAACAGGCCCTACTGTTGGATGCAGCAACATGTTCCATACCACTGCAACTGCTACTAAAGAAGCTACGTGAGGAAAGAAAAATAACGCTCTGAAGAA
This genomic window from Cellulosilyticum sp. I15G10I2 contains:
- a CDS encoding carbohydrate ABC transporter permease produces the protein MKKDKQLQTIGIYIVLALLSVLIILPFLWMVSSSLKVSHDVFSLPMEWIPKEAKWENYLTIWTKIPLITFFKNTVKLTFIITILQLLTSSFAAYAFAKMNFTGRDALFLAYVGTIAVPWQVYMVPQFIMMRRFNLADTHTAIILLQAFTAFGVFLMRQFYLSIPNELSESARIDGLNEYGIYWRIILPLSKPAIATLTIFSFVTVWNDYMGPMIYLNSTEMKTIQLGLRMFITQYSADYNLIMAAALVSLVPVFILFLFMQRFFIEGIATSGLKG
- a CDS encoding DUF2264 domain-containing protein, with the translated sequence MNEQTAKTRRIWVDSLIKIAHPVLYNMANDTLKCNMPIKKHKEAHDREYCTYLEALSRTLYGMAPWFNAKAISDEERQKQQYYLKLALKAIANAVDEDANDFVYIKKEGKLLPQVLVDTAFLAGALIRAKESLWDSLNIKTQKKIITYFKETREIQPYYCNWILFSSMIEAFFYTVGEDYDIVRIDYGYKQMEAWYMGDGLYSDGKDFHLDYYNSYVIQPFLVEILETIKDDYRDFNAHYPKVLERAKRYSRIQEMSIHPDGSFNPHGRSITYRMGAFHHLAVMAWLEKLPEEITAGQVRCGLTKVIIKCLEASTTFDEDGWLNIGLYGNQPSLGEVYISTGSLYLCTAVFLSLGLDDESDFWNDEDQEITMEKLWQGKDIQPDHALEK
- a CDS encoding carbohydrate ABC transporter permease; amino-acid sequence: MNKIKNMKLRNNLVAYSFLVPNLLGFLIFTFAPIIFSFGLSFVEWDSANPMVFVGLKNFAKLFTDETFKISLINTIYYAVGTVPLTMVASLGLAFILNQKLKGTNFFRALFFFPHVASLVAVAVVWNMLLHPTVGPVNQMLMKLGIENPPGWTSSITWAMPAIILVSVWKSMGYYMILYLAGLQGIPGELYEAAAVDGASGWEKFKYITLPMLTPTTFFVSIMLTIQCFKVFDMISVMTDGGPGRATNVLVYHIYNQAFTHYQFGYSSAISMVLFFVVIIITFIQFRAEKKWVSYM
- a CDS encoding glycoside hydrolase family 88 protein, with protein sequence MDQIILKEALDRCVEITRKNLDRFRGQFPNAFSENNIYKAIENNHWTNGFYTGILWLCYEYTGEEIFKEVALENVVSFKERLDQEIELETHDLGFLYSLSCVASYKITGDEMSKETALRAADLLIGRYREKGGFIQAWGALDAEDNYRLIIDCLLNLPLLYWASEVTGDKHYYDIAYTHAKTALKYVIREDHSTFHTYFFDKKTGAPSHGATCQGYNDTSAWARGQAWGIYGTVLSYLVTKDEKFAEDFFKVKDYFISNLPEDFVPYWDLIFKEGDEPRDSSASAIAICGLLEMKKHLVEEKQIQELNRDAKQLMQALIENYSASSEDETTGLLYHATYSKKTPYNTCTPEGVDECVIWGDYFYMEALMRMWRKDWKMYW